A window of the Vibrio fluvialis genome harbors these coding sequences:
- a CDS encoding PilW family protein, protein MRTRGFTLIEMILTIIVGSILVLGIAGFVELGSRGYADTVARQRIQTQAKFVLEKMARELRHAIPNSLAISTDTASQQCLSFYPIVYSGFYALDEADEKQLSFIVGNVSGSTTALNFDGLTMIINPSNQDEFSSGAGIALSGSDTTISLSSPLAMASQSVAQRFYMYQNMVEYCLNYSAQTITRNLVQVADSLESGSFSYDEPTLQRGGVVHLSLGLAQNGESSHFEQDVQVLNVP, encoded by the coding sequence ATGCGCACCCGTGGCTTTACCTTGATAGAAATGATCCTGACCATTATTGTCGGCTCAATTCTGGTGCTTGGTATCGCAGGTTTTGTCGAGCTCGGTAGCAGGGGCTATGCCGATACCGTGGCGCGTCAGCGGATTCAAACCCAAGCCAAGTTTGTACTGGAGAAAATGGCGCGGGAGTTACGCCACGCCATCCCGAACAGCCTTGCAATTTCGACCGATACTGCGTCCCAGCAGTGTTTGTCGTTCTATCCGATCGTCTATTCCGGATTTTATGCACTTGATGAAGCCGATGAGAAACAACTCTCGTTTATCGTGGGGAATGTCTCTGGCAGTACGACAGCGTTGAATTTTGACGGCCTGACAATGATCATCAACCCAAGCAATCAGGATGAATTCAGCTCGGGGGCAGGAATCGCATTGAGCGGCAGTGACACGACGATTAGTTTGAGTTCGCCACTGGCCATGGCCAGTCAGTCGGTCGCACAGCGCTTTTACATGTATCAAAATATGGTCGAGTACTGCCTGAATTACAGCGCGCAGACGATCACCCGTAATTTAGTTCAGGTTGCCGATAGCCTAGAATCTGGTTCGTTCAGCTACGATGAACCGACACTGCAGCGTGGTGGTGTGGTGCATTTGTCGCTCGGACTGGCACAAAACGGAGAGTCGAGCCATTTTGAACAAGATGTGCAGGTGCTGAATGTTCCCTAG
- a CDS encoding type IV pilus modification PilV family protein gives MKPIKGFTLVESIVAMVIIGLAMVVLISFLYPQVERSATPHYQTRAANLGQSLMSQILARGFDQNSDFDGGAIRCGEFGTTCTAPEQLGADKDQGEISPAQFNDVDDYIGCWYGDNVSECGSETTKNPLTNILGTNVVANYRHFTVFIAVDYVNSAFQPVSAITDMKRIELTIDTGNYGRYTFVAYRGNY, from the coding sequence ATGAAGCCAATCAAAGGATTTACACTGGTTGAAAGTATTGTCGCGATGGTGATCATTGGCCTCGCGATGGTGGTGTTGATCAGCTTTTTGTATCCTCAGGTCGAGCGCTCAGCGACTCCTCATTACCAGACTCGGGCCGCGAATTTGGGCCAAAGCCTGATGAGTCAGATTCTGGCCCGTGGATTTGATCAAAACAGTGATTTTGATGGCGGTGCCATTCGGTGTGGAGAATTCGGAACAACATGTACAGCGCCGGAACAATTAGGTGCAGATAAAGATCAGGGTGAAATTTCTCCAGCACAGTTCAATGATGTCGATGACTATATCGGCTGCTGGTATGGTGACAACGTTTCAGAGTGTGGCTCGGAGACAACGAAAAATCCGTTAACCAATATTCTCGGGACAAACGTTGTGGCGAACTATCGACACTTCACGGTATTTATTGCGGTCGATTACGTCAACAGCGCCTTTCAACCTGTGTCTGCGATTACGGATATGAAGCGCATCGAACTGACGATCGATACCGGCAATTATGGTCGTTACACGTTTGTGGCTTACCGGGGGAATTACTGA